In Streptantibioticus cattleyicolor NRRL 8057 = DSM 46488, a genomic segment contains:
- a CDS encoding CDP-alcohol phosphatidyltransferase family protein: MEVQETRVQTDRVLTIPNILSMARLVGVPVFLWLILRPEFGGPKSDGWALLVLAFSGISDYLDGKLARRWNQISSLGRILDPAADRLYILSTLVGLTWREILPWWLTAVLVARELMLGVAVLVLRRHGYGPPQVNFLGKAATFNLMYAFPLLLLSQGDGWGHTIAAIFGWAFAGWGTTLYWWAGILYVVQVRRLVRADATAD, from the coding sequence GTGGAGGTCCAGGAGACACGGGTGCAGACCGACCGGGTCCTCACCATCCCCAACATCCTCAGCATGGCGCGGCTGGTCGGCGTGCCGGTGTTCCTGTGGCTCATTCTGCGTCCCGAGTTCGGCGGTCCCAAGAGCGACGGCTGGGCGCTGCTGGTGCTGGCGTTCAGCGGGATCAGCGATTACCTGGACGGCAAGCTCGCCCGCCGGTGGAATCAGATCAGCAGTCTTGGCCGAATCCTCGACCCCGCGGCCGACCGGCTCTACATCCTCTCCACCCTGGTCGGCCTCACCTGGCGGGAGATCCTCCCCTGGTGGCTGACGGCCGTCCTGGTGGCGCGTGAGCTGATGCTGGGCGTCGCCGTCCTCGTGCTGCGCCGCCACGGCTACGGTCCGCCGCAGGTCAACTTCCTGGGCAAGGCGGCGACCTTCAACCTCATGTACGCGTTCCCGTTGCTCCTGCTGAGCCAGGGCGACGGGTGGGGTCACACCATCGCTGCTATTTTCGGATGGGCGTTCGCCGGATGGGGTACAACGCTCTACTGGTGGGCAGGGATCCTCTACGTGGTCCAGGTCCGCCGACTCGTCAGGGCGGACGCCACAGCCGACTGA
- a CDS encoding TetR/AcrR family transcriptional regulator: MARTKEFDPDAALDAALELFWRRGYEATSMADLVEHLGIARASVYGTFGSKRELYLKALDRYQESTAEGTLAALSEPGPALPAVRRLVEAFGAQTLQDAERRGCFVTNTAVELAGSDAEAARRVERSWDGLESAIAGALTRARAQGELAAGQNPTALARFLVVLLQGLRVMGRARPEPERVRDAVRAALAVLDG, from the coding sequence ATGGCCCGCACCAAGGAGTTCGATCCGGACGCAGCGCTCGACGCCGCGCTGGAGTTGTTCTGGCGGCGTGGTTACGAGGCGACGTCGATGGCCGATCTGGTGGAGCATCTGGGGATCGCCCGGGCCAGCGTGTACGGCACGTTCGGCAGCAAGCGGGAGCTGTACCTCAAGGCGCTGGACCGGTACCAGGAGAGCACCGCGGAGGGGACCCTGGCGGCGTTGTCGGAGCCGGGGCCGGCGTTGCCCGCGGTGCGCCGGCTGGTGGAGGCGTTCGGGGCGCAGACGCTCCAGGACGCCGAGCGGCGCGGCTGCTTCGTCACCAACACCGCGGTCGAGCTGGCCGGTTCGGACGCGGAGGCGGCCCGCCGGGTGGAACGTAGCTGGGACGGGCTGGAGTCGGCCATCGCCGGCGCGCTGACGAGGGCCCGTGCCCAGGGCGAGCTGGCCGCCGGCCAGAACCCGACGGCGCTGGCGCGTTTCCTCGTCGTCCTGTTGCAGGGCCTGCGGGTGATGGGCCGGGCGCGGCCGGAGCCGGAGCGGGTCCGGGACGCGGTGCGCGCCGCCCTCGCCGTGCTCGACGGCTGA
- a CDS encoding acetoacetate--CoA ligase, giving the protein MSNAPQPATAPEPLWRPPADRIADAQITRFQRWAAERHGAPAPDPADPVASYQALHTWSVADIARFWQAVVEWFDVRFDHPYDTVLADPAMPGARWFPGGTLNYAEHALRAADHRPDAPALLHLDERHAPAEITWAELRRQVAALAERLRGLGVRPGDLVSGYLPNIPHAVIALLATASVGAVWTSCAPDFGARGVLDRFQQVEPVVLFAVDGYTYGGKEHHRATTVAELREELPTLRAVVHIPLLGTPAPDGALEWDDLVSGDAEPVYEHVPFDHPLWVLYSSGTTGLPKAIVQSQGGILLEHLKQTGLHLGLGPDDRFFWYTSTGWMMWNFLAGGLLAGATVVLYDGSPGHPDTGAQWRVAQDTGTTVLGTSAAYVMACRKAGVRPGEAYDLSALRCVATTGSPLPPDGFRWVYEAVGDDLWLASVSGGTDVCSCFAGGVPTLPVYIGELQAACLGTDLQSWDAHGAPVTDEVGELVVTAPMPSMPVRFWNDPGDTRYRESYFEMFPGVWRHGDWITITSRGTVVIHGRSDSTLNRQGVRMGSADIYEVVERLPEIRESLVIGVEQPDGGYWMPLFVRLAEGAVLDDALRDRVKRALRSELSPRHVPDDIIEVPGIPHTLTGKRIEVPVKRLLQGTPLTEAVNPGSVDDIGLLRFYEKVAAARRAEG; this is encoded by the coding sequence ATGAGCAACGCACCGCAGCCCGCCACCGCACCCGAGCCGCTGTGGCGGCCCCCGGCGGACCGGATCGCCGACGCGCAGATCACCCGTTTCCAGCGGTGGGCCGCCGAGCGCCACGGCGCCCCGGCCCCCGACCCGGCCGACCCGGTCGCCTCCTACCAGGCGCTGCACACCTGGTCGGTGGCGGACATCGCGCGCTTCTGGCAGGCCGTCGTCGAATGGTTCGACGTCCGCTTCGACCACCCCTACGACACCGTGCTCGCCGACCCCGCCATGCCCGGCGCCCGCTGGTTCCCCGGCGGCACCCTCAACTACGCCGAGCACGCGCTGCGCGCCGCCGACCACCGCCCGGACGCCCCCGCCCTGCTCCACCTCGACGAACGCCACGCGCCCGCCGAGATCACCTGGGCCGAACTGCGCCGCCAGGTGGCCGCCCTCGCCGAGCGCCTGCGCGGCCTCGGGGTCCGCCCCGGCGACCTGGTCAGCGGCTACCTGCCCAACATCCCGCACGCCGTGATCGCCCTGCTGGCCACCGCCTCGGTCGGCGCCGTATGGACCTCCTGCGCCCCCGACTTCGGCGCCCGCGGCGTCCTCGACCGCTTCCAACAGGTCGAGCCCGTCGTCCTGTTCGCGGTCGACGGCTACACCTACGGCGGCAAGGAACACCACCGCGCCACCACCGTCGCCGAACTGCGCGAGGAACTGCCCACGCTGCGCGCCGTCGTCCACATCCCGCTGCTCGGCACCCCGGCCCCGGACGGCGCGCTGGAGTGGGACGACCTGGTCTCCGGGGACGCCGAACCGGTCTACGAGCACGTCCCGTTCGACCACCCGCTGTGGGTGCTCTACTCCTCCGGCACCACCGGGCTGCCCAAGGCCATCGTCCAGTCCCAGGGCGGCATCCTGCTCGAACACCTCAAGCAGACCGGGCTCCACCTCGGCCTCGGCCCCGACGACCGCTTCTTCTGGTACACCTCGACCGGCTGGATGATGTGGAACTTCCTGGCCGGCGGCCTCCTCGCGGGCGCCACCGTGGTGCTGTACGACGGCAGCCCCGGCCACCCCGACACCGGCGCCCAGTGGCGGGTGGCCCAGGACACCGGCACCACCGTGCTGGGCACCTCCGCCGCCTACGTCATGGCCTGCCGCAAGGCCGGCGTCCGCCCCGGCGAGGCGTACGACCTGTCCGCGCTGCGCTGCGTGGCCACCACCGGCTCCCCGCTGCCCCCGGACGGCTTCCGCTGGGTGTACGAGGCGGTCGGCGACGACCTGTGGCTCGCCTCGGTCAGCGGCGGCACCGACGTGTGCAGCTGCTTCGCCGGCGGCGTCCCCACCCTGCCGGTGTACATCGGCGAACTCCAGGCCGCCTGCCTCGGCACCGACCTCCAGTCCTGGGACGCGCACGGCGCCCCGGTCACCGACGAGGTCGGCGAACTCGTGGTCACCGCCCCGATGCCCTCGATGCCGGTGCGCTTCTGGAACGACCCCGGCGACACCCGCTACCGCGAGTCGTACTTCGAGATGTTCCCCGGCGTCTGGCGCCACGGCGACTGGATCACCATCACCTCACGCGGCACCGTCGTCATCCACGGCCGCTCCGACTCCACCCTCAACCGGCAGGGCGTGCGCATGGGCTCCGCCGACATCTACGAGGTGGTCGAACGCCTCCCCGAGATCCGTGAGTCCCTGGTCATCGGGGTGGAACAGCCCGACGGCGGCTACTGGATGCCGCTGTTCGTCCGGCTCGCCGAGGGCGCCGTCCTCGACGACGCGCTGCGCGACCGGGTCAAGCGGGCGCTGCGCTCCGAACTCTCCCCGCGCCACGTGCCGGACGACATCATCGAGGTCCCCGGCATCCCGCACACCCTCACCGGCAAGCGCATCGAGGTCCCGGTCAAGCGGCTGCTCCAGGGGACCCCGCTGACCGAGGCGGTCAACCCCGGCTCGGTGGACGACATCGGGCTGCTGCGGTTCTACGAGAAGGTGGCGGCGGCCCGCCGCGCCGAGGGCTGA
- the ptsP gene encoding phosphoenolpyruvate--protein phosphotransferase, which produces METTLRGVGVSHGVAIGEVRHMGTAVLEPPAKQIPADEAPREQSRARQAVEAVAADLIARGNLAGGEAQAVLEAQALMAQDPELIADVERRIAVGSTAERAVYDAFAAYRALLAGAGEYLAGRVADLDDVRNRIVARLLGVPMPGVPDSDEPYVLIARDLAPADTALLDPALVLGFVTEEGGPTSHSAILARAMGVPAVVALPGAIELAEGTVVAVDGSTGEVFVNPSADKRAELERAAAERKAALAASTGPGATSDGHKVPLLANVGGPGDVAAAVEAGAEGVGLFRTEFLFLDDSTRAPSEEKQVAAYRSVLEAFPEGRVVVRVLDAGADKPLEFLTPGDEPNPALGVRGLRTLLDHPEVLRTQLRALATAAAGLPVHLEVMAPMVADRVDAKAFADACREAGLQAKFGAMVEIPSAALRARAILQEVEFLSLGTNDLAQYTFAADRQVGAVSRLQDPWQPALLDLVAAAAEAARAEGKSCGVCGEAASDPLLACVLTGLGVTSLSMGAAAIPYVRATLAKYTLAQCERAAAAARATDTAEEARVAAQAVLSGE; this is translated from the coding sequence ATGGAGACAACGCTGCGAGGCGTCGGGGTGAGCCACGGCGTGGCGATCGGCGAGGTACGGCACATGGGGACCGCGGTCCTCGAACCGCCGGCCAAGCAGATCCCGGCCGACGAGGCACCGCGTGAGCAGAGCCGGGCGCGGCAGGCCGTGGAGGCCGTCGCCGCCGACCTGATCGCGCGCGGCAACCTGGCGGGCGGTGAGGCCCAGGCGGTGCTGGAGGCCCAGGCGCTGATGGCCCAGGACCCGGAGCTGATCGCGGACGTGGAGCGGCGGATCGCGGTGGGGAGCACCGCCGAGCGTGCCGTGTACGACGCCTTCGCCGCGTACCGGGCGCTGCTCGCCGGTGCCGGGGAGTACCTGGCCGGCCGGGTGGCCGACCTGGACGACGTGCGCAACCGCATCGTGGCCCGGCTGCTGGGCGTGCCGATGCCGGGTGTGCCGGACAGCGACGAGCCGTACGTGCTGATCGCGCGGGACCTGGCGCCGGCGGACACCGCGTTGCTCGACCCGGCGCTGGTGCTCGGCTTCGTGACCGAGGAGGGCGGGCCGACCAGCCACAGCGCCATCCTGGCCCGGGCCATGGGGGTGCCCGCGGTGGTGGCGCTGCCGGGCGCGATCGAGCTGGCCGAGGGCACCGTGGTCGCCGTCGACGGCAGCACCGGTGAGGTCTTCGTGAACCCCAGCGCGGACAAGCGGGCCGAGCTGGAGCGGGCCGCGGCCGAGCGGAAGGCGGCGCTGGCCGCGTCCACCGGGCCGGGGGCCACCTCCGACGGCCACAAGGTTCCGCTGCTGGCCAACGTCGGCGGCCCGGGCGACGTGGCGGCGGCGGTGGAGGCGGGCGCCGAGGGCGTCGGCCTGTTCCGTACCGAGTTCCTCTTCCTGGACGACAGCACGCGGGCGCCATCGGAGGAGAAGCAGGTCGCGGCGTACCGCTCGGTGCTGGAGGCGTTCCCCGAGGGCCGGGTCGTGGTGCGGGTGCTGGACGCGGGGGCGGACAAGCCGTTGGAGTTCCTGACCCCGGGTGACGAGCCCAACCCGGCGCTGGGCGTGCGGGGGTTGCGGACCCTGCTCGACCACCCGGAGGTGCTGCGGACCCAGTTGCGGGCGCTGGCCACCGCGGCGGCGGGGCTGCCGGTGCACCTGGAGGTCATGGCGCCGATGGTGGCCGACCGCGTCGACGCCAAGGCGTTCGCGGACGCGTGCCGGGAGGCGGGGCTGCAGGCCAAGTTCGGCGCGATGGTGGAGATCCCGTCCGCCGCGCTGCGGGCCCGGGCCATCCTCCAGGAGGTGGAGTTCCTGTCGCTGGGCACCAACGACCTGGCGCAGTACACCTTCGCCGCCGACCGGCAGGTCGGCGCGGTCTCGCGGTTGCAGGACCCGTGGCAGCCGGCTCTGCTCGACCTGGTCGCGGCGGCGGCGGAGGCCGCCCGTGCCGAGGGCAAGAGCTGTGGTGTGTGTGGTGAGGCGGCCTCCGATCCGCTGCTGGCGTGTGTGCTGACCGGTCTGGGCGTGACCAGCCTGTCGATGGGTGCCGCGGCCATTCCCTACGTGCGGGCCACGCTGGCCAAGTACACGCTGGCGCAGTGTGAGCGGGCCGCGGCGGCGGCGCGGGCGACCGACACGGCCGAGGAGGCCCGGGTCGCGGCGCAGGCGGTGCTGTCCGGGGAGTGA
- a CDS encoding mannose-1-phosphate guanyltransferase — MKAVVMAGGEGTRLRPMTSSMPKPLLPVANRPIMEHVLRLLKRHGLTETVVTVQFLASLVKNYFGDGDELGMDLTYAHEEKPLGTAGSVKNAEEALKDEPFLVISGDALTDFDLTDLIRFHKEKGALVTVCLTRVPNPLEFGITIVDDEGRVERFLEKPTWGQVFSDTVNTGIYVMEPEVFDYVEPDVPVDWSGDVFPQLMKEGKPVFGYVAEGYWEDVGTHESYVKAQADVLEGRVDVDIDGFEISPGVWVAEGAEVHPDAVLRGPLYIGDYAKVEAGAEIREHSVIGSNVVVKSGAFLHKAVVHDNVYVGPQSNLRGCVIGKNTDVMRAARIDDGAVIGDECLIGEESIIAGTVRVYPFKTIEAGAFVNTSVIWESRGQAHLFGARGVSGILNVEITPELVVRIAGAYATTLKKGSTVTTARDHSRGARALKRAVISALQASAIDVRDLENVPMPVARQMTARGSAGGLMIRTTPGVSDSVDIMFFDERGADLSQAGQRKLDRVFARQEYRRAFPGEIGDLTFPSSVFDSYTGALLRAVDTTGVRESGLKVVVDAANGSAGLVLPSLLGRLGVDALTINPGLDEGRPTETADERRAGLVRLGEIVASARAAFGVRFDPVGERISLVDERGRIVEDDRALLVMLDLVAAERRSGRVALPVTTTRIAEQVAAYHGTQVEWTTTSPDDLTRVCRTEGTIFGGDGRGGLIVPEFSSVFDGAAAFVRLTGLVARTQLTLSQIDARIPRAHVLKRELATPWAVKGLVMRRVVEAAGDRSVDTTDGVRVVEADGRWVMVLPDPAEAVTRLWAEGPDDASAQALLDEWSTVVDSAGR; from the coding sequence ATGAAGGCCGTCGTGATGGCCGGCGGCGAAGGCACCCGCCTTCGCCCGATGACCTCAAGCATGCCCAAGCCGCTCCTGCCGGTGGCCAACCGGCCGATCATGGAGCACGTGCTGCGGCTGCTCAAGCGGCACGGTCTCACCGAGACCGTGGTGACCGTGCAGTTCCTCGCCTCCCTCGTGAAGAACTACTTCGGGGACGGCGACGAACTCGGCATGGACCTCACCTACGCCCACGAGGAAAAGCCACTCGGCACCGCGGGGAGCGTCAAGAACGCCGAAGAGGCGCTCAAGGACGAGCCATTCCTGGTGATCTCCGGTGACGCGCTCACCGATTTCGACCTGACTGACCTGATCCGGTTCCACAAGGAAAAGGGCGCGCTGGTCACCGTCTGCCTGACCCGGGTGCCCAACCCACTGGAATTCGGTATCACCATCGTGGACGACGAGGGCCGGGTCGAACGTTTCCTGGAGAAGCCCACCTGGGGCCAGGTCTTCTCCGACACCGTGAACACCGGGATCTACGTCATGGAACCCGAGGTGTTCGACTACGTGGAGCCCGATGTCCCGGTCGACTGGTCCGGTGACGTCTTCCCGCAGCTGATGAAGGAAGGCAAGCCCGTCTTCGGCTACGTCGCCGAGGGCTACTGGGAGGACGTCGGCACCCACGAGAGCTACGTCAAGGCCCAGGCCGACGTCCTGGAGGGGCGGGTCGACGTCGACATCGACGGCTTCGAGATCTCCCCGGGCGTCTGGGTCGCCGAGGGCGCCGAGGTCCACCCCGACGCCGTGCTGCGCGGCCCGCTGTACATCGGCGACTACGCCAAGGTGGAAGCCGGCGCGGAGATCAGAGAACACTCGGTCATCGGCTCCAACGTGGTCGTCAAGTCCGGCGCGTTCCTGCACAAGGCCGTCGTCCACGACAACGTCTACGTCGGACCGCAGAGCAACCTGCGCGGCTGCGTCATCGGCAAGAACACCGACGTCATGCGGGCCGCCCGGATCGACGACGGGGCGGTGATCGGCGACGAGTGCCTGATCGGCGAGGAGTCGATCATCGCGGGCACGGTCCGCGTCTACCCGTTCAAGACCATCGAGGCCGGCGCCTTCGTCAACACCTCGGTGATCTGGGAATCGCGCGGCCAGGCGCATCTGTTCGGCGCCCGGGGCGTCTCCGGCATCCTCAACGTCGAGATCACCCCGGAACTGGTGGTGCGCATCGCCGGAGCCTACGCCACCACCCTGAAGAAGGGGTCCACGGTCACCACGGCGCGGGACCACTCCAGAGGCGCGCGCGCTCTCAAACGCGCCGTCATCTCCGCGCTCCAGGCGAGCGCGATCGACGTACGTGACCTGGAGAACGTGCCGATGCCGGTGGCCCGGCAGATGACCGCGCGCGGCAGCGCGGGCGGCCTGATGATCCGCACAACCCCCGGGGTCTCCGACTCGGTCGACATCATGTTCTTCGACGAACGCGGCGCCGACCTCTCCCAGGCCGGGCAGCGCAAACTCGACCGGGTCTTCGCCCGTCAGGAGTACCGCCGCGCGTTCCCCGGCGAGATCGGCGACCTCACCTTCCCGTCCAGCGTCTTCGACTCCTACACCGGCGCCCTGCTGCGGGCGGTGGACACCACCGGGGTGCGCGAGTCGGGCCTGAAGGTCGTGGTGGACGCGGCCAACGGCAGCGCCGGCCTGGTGCTGCCCAGCCTGCTGGGCCGGCTCGGGGTGGATGCGCTGACCATCAACCCCGGTCTGGACGAGGGACGGCCGACCGAGACCGCCGACGAACGCCGTGCCGGGCTGGTGCGGCTGGGCGAGATCGTGGCCTCCGCGCGGGCCGCCTTCGGGGTGCGCTTCGACCCGGTCGGCGAGCGGATCTCGCTGGTCGACGAGCGCGGCCGGATCGTGGAGGACGACCGGGCGCTGCTGGTCATGCTGGACCTGGTGGCCGCCGAGCGACGCAGCGGACGGGTGGCGCTGCCGGTCACCACGACCCGCATCGCCGAACAGGTCGCCGCCTACCACGGCACCCAGGTCGAGTGGACGACCACCTCCCCGGACGACCTGACCCGGGTGTGCCGTACCGAGGGCACCATCTTCGGCGGTGACGGCCGCGGCGGGCTGATCGTGCCGGAGTTCAGCAGCGTCTTCGACGGCGCGGCGGCGTTCGTCCGGCTCACCGGGCTCGTCGCGCGCACCCAGTTGACGCTCAGTCAGATCGATGCCCGGATCCCGCGTGCCCATGTGCTCAAGCGGGAGCTGGCGACGCCGTGGGCGGTCAAGGGGCTGGTCATGCGACGGGTGGTCGAGGCGGCCGGGGACCGCTCGGTGGACACCACCGACGGCGTGCGGGTGGTCGAGGCCGACGGGCGCTGGGTGATGGTGCTGCCCGACCCGGCCGAGGCGGTCACCCGGCTGTGGGCCGAGGGACCGGACGACGCCTCCGCGCAGGCGCTGCTGGACGAGTGGTCGACGGTGGTCGACAGCGCCGGCCGCTGA
- a CDS encoding PTS sugar transporter subunit IIA, which yields MTTTVTSPLPGRAIGLAAVPDPVFSGAMVGPGTAIDPVREPSTAVSPVSGVIVSLHPHAFVVVDDQGHGVLTHLGIDTVQLNGDGFELLVAKGDTVERGQPVVRWNPAAVEAAGKSPVCPVIALEAAAEALADLREDGEIASGDQLFAWN from the coding sequence ATGACGACGACTGTGACGTCCCCTCTGCCCGGACGCGCGATCGGGCTGGCCGCGGTGCCCGACCCGGTGTTCTCCGGGGCGATGGTGGGCCCCGGCACCGCGATCGATCCGGTGCGGGAGCCGTCCACCGCCGTCTCGCCGGTGAGCGGAGTCATCGTTTCCCTGCACCCGCACGCGTTCGTGGTCGTGGACGACCAGGGACACGGCGTCCTCACCCACCTCGGTATCGACACCGTGCAGCTCAACGGTGACGGTTTCGAGCTGCTGGTGGCCAAGGGCGACACCGTGGAGCGCGGTCAGCCGGTGGTGCGCTGGAACCCGGCCGCCGTCGAGGCGGCGGGCAAGTCGCCGGTGTGCCCGGTCATCGCCCTGGAGGCCGCCGCCGAGGCGCTGGCCGATCTGCGCGAGGACGGCGAGATCGCCTCCGGCGACCAGCTCTTCGCCTGGAACTGA
- a CDS encoding SDR family NAD(P)-dependent oxidoreductase → MSAARFAGRTVLVTGGSGGIGRAAAVAFAEEGASVVVTGRREAELKETVALIEKTGGRGAAVVADVTVAEDAERMVAETVRRFGGLDVAFNNAGVLDGIGPVSEVGEDAWRRLLDVNLTGVWLSMKYEIAHMKAHGGGTVVNTSSVLGWHRRAPGTGAYAVSKAAVSALTRAAALDHIRDGVRVNAVSPGPMDTTMSLRAGETEADRDARMAQESPIGRTGRLAETVSAVLWLASEESAYTVGHDLVVDGGASA, encoded by the coding sequence ATGAGCGCAGCACGCTTCGCCGGGCGCACCGTTCTCGTCACCGGGGGCAGCGGCGGCATCGGTCGGGCGGCGGCGGTGGCCTTCGCCGAGGAGGGGGCGTCGGTGGTGGTGACCGGCCGCCGGGAGGCGGAGTTGAAGGAGACCGTCGCCCTGATCGAGAAGACAGGCGGGCGGGGAGCCGCGGTGGTCGCCGACGTCACCGTGGCCGAGGACGCCGAGCGCATGGTGGCCGAGACCGTCCGCCGGTTCGGCGGGCTGGACGTGGCCTTCAACAACGCCGGGGTGCTCGACGGGATCGGCCCGGTCTCCGAGGTGGGCGAGGATGCCTGGCGGCGGCTGCTGGACGTCAACCTCACCGGGGTGTGGCTGTCGATGAAGTACGAGATCGCGCACATGAAGGCGCACGGCGGCGGGACCGTGGTCAACACCTCGTCGGTGCTCGGCTGGCACCGGCGGGCCCCGGGCACCGGCGCCTACGCGGTCTCCAAGGCGGCGGTGAGCGCCCTGACCCGGGCCGCCGCCCTGGACCACATCCGCGACGGCGTCCGCGTCAACGCGGTCAGCCCGGGGCCGATGGACACCACGATGTCGCTGCGGGCCGGTGAGACCGAGGCCGACCGGGACGCGCGGATGGCGCAGGAGTCGCCGATCGGGCGGACCGGGCGGCTGGCGGAGACCGTCTCGGCGGTGCTGTGGCTCGCCTCGGAGGAGTCGGCGTACACCGTCGGCCACGACCTGGTGGTGGACGGCGGGGCGAGCGCCTGA